The sequence AAGCTTTTGAACCAATTTTGGTGGAAGGAAGAGCGATCCAATTACACCCACTCGTATGTCCGGCATTTAACGCTGACTTTGATGGTGACCAAATGGCGGTACACGTACCGTTATCTTTGGAAAGTCAGGCGGAAGCACGATTGTTGATGCTGGCTTCTAACAATATTTTGTCACCAGCTACAGGTAGACCAATTATCACGCCTAGCCAAGATATGGTTTTAGGAGCGTATTACTTAACAGCGGAAAATCCCCATGCCACAAAGGGTGCAGGACGCTACTTTGCTTCTTTAGATGATGTAATTATGGCTTACGAGCAAGAGCAAGTCGATCTACATGCCTATGTCTACGTCCGCTATGAAGGCGAGATGGAGGCAGATCAGCCAGACAATGAGCCACAAGAAGTGATCACAAATGGAGATGGTAGCCGGACTTTGTTGTACAAGTATCGTCGAGTTAGAGAAGACGCTCAAGGAGAAGTAATTACTCAGTATATATACACTACACCAGGTCGTGTAATTTACAATAAAGCAATTCAGGAAGCGCTGGCCAGCTAATAGTTAATCGCTAGTAGCTCATAGTACTCAGCAATTAGCAATTAGCAATTAGCAATTAGCAATTAGCAATGGACTAACGACAAATGACTAACGACAAAATGATTTTCCGCAACCGTGTTGTTGACAAAGGGCAACTGCGAAATCTAATTTCTTGGGCATTTACGCATTATGGTACAGCGCGGACGGCGGTGATGGCAGATAAGCTTAAAGATTTAGGCTTCCGCTACGCTACCAAAGCTGGAGTTTCAATCAGCGTCGAAGATTTGATGGTGCCTCCCTCCAAGCGATCGCTGCTCGAAGCCGCGGAAGCAGAAATTCGCGCCACCGAAGAACGCTATCAACGTGGTGAAATTACTGAAGTTGAGCGTTTTCAGAAAGTAATTGATACCTGGAATGGGACTTCAGAAGCCCTTAAAGATGAAGTCGTCAGCCACTTCAAAAAGACAAATCCCCTGAACTCCGTGTACATGATGGCATTTTCTGGAGCTAGGGGTAATATCTCCCAGGTACGACAATTGGTGGGAATGCGTGGACTAATGGCTGATCCGCAAGGGGAAATTATCGACTTGCCGATTAAAACTAACTTCCGCGAAGGACTCACCGTTACCGAATATATTATTTCCTCCTACGGTGCGCGCAAAGGATTAGTAGATACAGCCTTGCGAACAGCAGACTCTGGTTATCTCACCCGTCGTTTGGTAGACGTTTCCCAGGACGTCATTATCCGGGAAATTGACTGTGGCACAACTAGGGGCATTCCCTTACGCGCCATGAAAGAAGGCGGCAAAACCATGATCAATCTTGGTACCCGCCTGATGGGAAGAGTGGTTGGAGAGGATGTAATCCATCCCACAACCAAAGAAGTAATTGCACCACGCAATACACCTATTTCCGACGATCTGGCCAAAGTAATTGAAAAAGCCGGAGTGACTGAAGTCGTTGTGCGATCGCCTCTAACTTGTGAAGCAGCGCGATCGGTTTGCCAACACTGCTACGGCTGGAGTCTAGCCCACGCCAAAATGGTGGATCTTGGTGAAGCAGTGGGTATTATTGCAGCCCAAAGTATCGGTGAACCTGGTACGCAGTTAACAATGCGTACTTTCCACACTGGTGGTGTATTTACTGGTGAAGTCGCAAAACAAGTACGGGCAGAAATGGATGGTACGGTTCGCTTTCCGAAGCGAATGCGAACCAGAGCCTATCGTACCCGTCATGGAGAAGACGCTTTGTATGTGGAAGCCAACGCCACATTAGTTTTGGAATCTCCTAAAGATAGCTCTCAAGCCAATAAAGAAATCCCGGTTACTCAAGGTTCTACATTGTATGTCACCGATGGGCAACAGGTGAAGTTGGGGCAGTTAATCGCAGAAGTAGCGATCGGTGGACGCACAACTCGTGCCAATACAGAAAAAGCTGTTAAAGATGTAGTTTCTGACTTAGCAGGAGAAGTAAAATTTGCCGAACTGGTGGCAGAACAAAAAACTGACCGTCAAGGCAACACCACAACTACTGCTACGCGGGGTGGTTTGATCTGGATTCTCTCAGGAGAAGTTTATAACTTACCACCAGGAGCCGAATTAGTAGTCAAAGAAAACGACACTATAGATAGTAACGGTGTCCTAGCAGAAACTAAGTTAACCACTCAACATGGTGGTGTAGTACGCTTACCGGAAGCATTACCTGGTAAATCTACACGGGAAATTGAAATTATCACTGCTTCTGTTGTTTTAGACCAGGCAACTGTCACCGTCCAAAGCTCTCAAGGTAAGAATAACTACTTGGTAACTACTGGTAATAACCAAGTCTTTAACCTGCGGGCAACTCCAGGAACCAAAGTCCAAAATGGGCAGGTGGTAGCCGAGTTGATTGACGATCGCTATCGCACCACGACTGGAGGTATGCTCAAGTACGCTGGTGTTGATGTCCAGAAAAAAGGTAAAGCCAAGCAAGGTTATGAAGTGGTACAAGGAGGCACACTACTGTGGATTCCTGAAGAAACCCATGAAGTCAACAAAGATATCTCCTTGTTATTGGTAGAGGACGGTCAGTTTCTCGAAGCTGGTACAGAGGTAGTTAAAGACATCTTCTGTCAAAATAGCGGTGTGATTGAGGTTACGCAGAAAAATGACATTTTGCGGGAAGTAGTGATTAAGCCAGGAGAACTGCTGATGGTTGACGATCCAGAAGCAGTGATGAGCAAAGATAATACCTTTGTTCAACCTGGGGAAGAATTTATGGGACAAGTATTCAACGACTTGCGATATATTCAGTACGTGGAAACTCCAGAAGGTCCCGCGCTGCTTTCTCGTCCTGTCGTTGAGTTTCCTGTACCCAATCAACCTGATGTGCCATCAACTACATCTGTTAGCCAACAAACCGGGCGTTCGATTCAGTTACGTGCAGTGCAGCGCTTGCCTTACAAAGATTCTGAGCGTGTCAGATCGGTTGAAGGTGTAGAACTACTGCGAACCCAACTCGTACTGGAAATTGAACAAGAAGGCGAACAAGAACACACCTCTTCTCCTTTGGCGGCAGATATTGAGTTAGTAGCCGATCCCAGTGACTCAGAAATTCAGCGCTTACAGTTGGTGATTCTGGAGTCCTTAACAGTTCGTCGAGATATCGCTGCTGATGCCACTCAAGGTAGTACTCATACCACCCTTGAAGTAGAAGACGGACACACTATTGCCCCAGGCTCTGTTGTCGCGCGTACCCAAATCTTATGTAAAGAAGGCGGGATTGTGCGGGGCGTCAAAAAAGGTACAGAAGCTGTTCGTCGCTGCTTAGTATTGCGTCGTCACACTGATATGGTCACAATTAATTCTACTGTCCAACCGAAGTTGAAGGCGGGTGATTTGGTGGTAGAAGGCGCAGAAATTTCCCCTGGCATCTTTACTGAAGAATCAGGGCAAGTTGTATCAGTTAAAGCAGCAGGAAGTGGAGGAGCGGAGGCTACGGCTAGTTCTTCCTCCCTTGCCCCTGCCAGCTGGGAAATCACCGTCCGTGTTGGTCGTCCTTATCGTGTCAGTGCTGGTGCGGTGTTGCAGGTAGAAGATGGAGATTTGGTACAGCGTGGCGATAACTTGGTGTTGCTGGTATTTGAACGGGCTAAGACTGGAGATATCATCCAAGGTTTGCCCAGGATTGAGGAACTACTCGAAGCTCGGAAGCCAAAAGAGGCTTGCATTTTAGCAAAACGGGCGGGAGAGGTCAAGGTTGTTTATGGCGATGGCGATGAAGCGATCGCTGTAAAAGTGATCGAGCCTAATGGGGTAGTCACCGATTACACTATGGGGCCAGGACAGAACTTAGTAGTTACAGATGGACAAACGGTAAGTGCGGGGCAGACGCTTACAGACGGGCCAGCCAATCCCCACGAAATCTTGGAAGTCTTCTTTAACCTTGGTTCTGAAGATGGAGTTTATGCCTGTGCTAGCCATGCCTTGCAAAAAGTCCAGACTTTCCTGGTAAACGAAGTGCAGTTGGTTTATCAGTCCCAAGGTATTGATATTGCTGACAAACACATTGAAG is a genomic window of Chlorogloeopsis sp. ULAP01 containing:
- a CDS encoding DNA-directed RNA polymerase subunit beta'' → MTNDKMIFRNRVVDKGQLRNLISWAFTHYGTARTAVMADKLKDLGFRYATKAGVSISVEDLMVPPSKRSLLEAAEAEIRATEERYQRGEITEVERFQKVIDTWNGTSEALKDEVVSHFKKTNPLNSVYMMAFSGARGNISQVRQLVGMRGLMADPQGEIIDLPIKTNFREGLTVTEYIISSYGARKGLVDTALRTADSGYLTRRLVDVSQDVIIREIDCGTTRGIPLRAMKEGGKTMINLGTRLMGRVVGEDVIHPTTKEVIAPRNTPISDDLAKVIEKAGVTEVVVRSPLTCEAARSVCQHCYGWSLAHAKMVDLGEAVGIIAAQSIGEPGTQLTMRTFHTGGVFTGEVAKQVRAEMDGTVRFPKRMRTRAYRTRHGEDALYVEANATLVLESPKDSSQANKEIPVTQGSTLYVTDGQQVKLGQLIAEVAIGGRTTRANTEKAVKDVVSDLAGEVKFAELVAEQKTDRQGNTTTTATRGGLIWILSGEVYNLPPGAELVVKENDTIDSNGVLAETKLTTQHGGVVRLPEALPGKSTREIEIITASVVLDQATVTVQSSQGKNNYLVTTGNNQVFNLRATPGTKVQNGQVVAELIDDRYRTTTGGMLKYAGVDVQKKGKAKQGYEVVQGGTLLWIPEETHEVNKDISLLLVEDGQFLEAGTEVVKDIFCQNSGVIEVTQKNDILREVVIKPGELLMVDDPEAVMSKDNTFVQPGEEFMGQVFNDLRYIQYVETPEGPALLSRPVVEFPVPNQPDVPSTTSVSQQTGRSIQLRAVQRLPYKDSERVRSVEGVELLRTQLVLEIEQEGEQEHTSSPLAADIELVADPSDSEIQRLQLVILESLTVRRDIAADATQGSTHTTLEVEDGHTIAPGSVVARTQILCKEGGIVRGVKKGTEAVRRCLVLRRHTDMVTINSTVQPKLKAGDLVVEGAEISPGIFTEESGQVVSVKAAGSGGAEATASSSSLAPASWEITVRVGRPYRVSAGAVLQVEDGDLVQRGDNLVLLVFERAKTGDIIQGLPRIEELLEARKPKEACILAKRAGEVKVVYGDGDEAIAVKVIEPNGVVTDYTMGPGQNLVVTDGQTVSAGQTLTDGPANPHEILEVFFNLGSEDGVYACASHALQKVQTFLVNEVQLVYQSQGIDIADKHIEVIVRQMTSKVRVDDGGDTTMLPGELVELRQIEQVNEAMAITGGARAQYTPVLLGITKASLNTDSFISAASFQETTRVLTEAAIEGKSDWLRGLKENVIIGRLIPAGTGFNAYEEPSVVEDYTEGLSSVLDEVEDPLDMVLDDRTARTYNLDTPTLGMDSPFGTRRTEKSSILDDDDDLIPSEINDLAEDDFEDDDFEDDDFEDEDD